One window of the Eucalyptus grandis isolate ANBG69807.140 chromosome 8, ASM1654582v1, whole genome shotgun sequence genome contains the following:
- the LOC104431026 gene encoding uncharacterized protein LOC104431026: MDHEDQKCHSQDQDKLIEEQDKDSSSASLPMLTDRSGQDNTGERPMPNQTDIVKALEVVERDSVAIAESFTSLFASLRLALSEVTSCSTDHMQCFNDAAGRLQESVLDAATKGNRYINSCLRLNEETKGMESLATQLKILRRNVDALDSAVNKLVRLP; this comes from the exons ATGGATCATGAAGATCAGAAATGCCACTCTCAGGACCAGGACAAATTGATAGAAGAACAAGATAAGGATTCGTCGTCTGCATCTCTGCCAATGCTGACGGACCGCAGTGGGCAGGATAACACTGGAGAGAGGCCTATGCCAAACCAGACCGACATTGTTAAAGCTCTTGAAGTGGTTGAGAGAGATTCTGTTGCTATCGCCGAGAGTTTCACATCTCTATTTGCTTCACTTCGCTTGGCTCTATCTGAG GTAACTTCTTGCTCAACAGATCATATGCAGTGCTTCAATGATGCTGCTGGACGCCTTCAAGAATCTG TGCTTGATGCAGCAACAAAAGGAAATCGGTACATAAATTCCTGTCTAAG attaaatgaagaaacaaaGGGCATGGAAAGTCTAGCGACACAATT AAAAATTCTAAGGAGGAAtgttgatgctttagattctgCTGTCAACAAGCTTGTCCGGCTACCATGA